One genomic segment of Microcella indica includes these proteins:
- a CDS encoding CoA transferase: MTETPAVAVTGTPTLGGAYPVSVFAAQAVGAVGLALARLAEGSGHPAVEESAHAEGASGSVVVHGPLADAWFSAAVRPVQPLASPWDAIAGDYRTADGWIRLHTNAPHHRAVALRVLGVPEPADRAAVAAAVERWTGDVLETEVVIAGGCAAVMRSVEQWSRHPQGIAVAAEPLVAVDVREAGRPLPAGVAERPLAGVRVLDLTRVLAGPVATRVLALLGADVLRVDPPSWNEPSVAPDMTLGKRCTRLDTDDVEDRAELLALLAEADVLVHGYRPGALDSMGLDAATLRRVRPGLVEVQIDAYGYSGPWAGRRGFDSLVQMSSGIAHRGMLQAAAETPLPLPVQALDHATGWFAAAAALRAVARARHTGAGSLSRLSLARTALELESLRDAMLTSQGPSTDATAFATSPAPPTLPGRTIETFWGEALVLDPPLSVAGVRIETFVAPRPLGSDEPEWQSDLDEAPPARRTGPTGPAAGSPGRAVAALGAGRTLVWAFLSAALVWGLQGAVGLLGSLALGGAPQLYFWTQLEWLAGAAAQAAGLAGAWYAASRVVTVAPAVAITTLAGYAASVLVTGAAGALRVGEPIAGESFATVLVVSLSTGAALIAFLVPGLLLFTRWFVGRVSGDQSLARAKYSRS, from the coding sequence ATGACCGAGACACCCGCCGTCGCCGTGACGGGCACGCCGACCCTGGGCGGCGCGTACCCGGTCAGCGTGTTCGCAGCGCAAGCCGTCGGCGCGGTCGGCCTCGCGCTCGCGAGGCTCGCCGAAGGGTCGGGCCATCCTGCCGTCGAGGAGTCCGCGCATGCGGAGGGGGCGAGCGGCTCGGTCGTGGTCCACGGACCTCTCGCTGACGCCTGGTTCTCCGCGGCGGTGCGACCGGTTCAGCCGCTTGCCTCGCCGTGGGACGCGATCGCGGGCGACTACCGCACGGCCGACGGCTGGATCCGACTGCACACGAACGCTCCCCACCATCGGGCGGTCGCCCTGCGCGTGCTCGGAGTGCCGGAGCCGGCCGACCGCGCGGCGGTCGCCGCGGCGGTCGAGCGGTGGACCGGCGACGTGCTCGAGACGGAGGTCGTGATCGCCGGCGGATGCGCCGCGGTCATGCGGTCCGTCGAGCAGTGGTCGCGGCATCCTCAGGGCATCGCGGTGGCCGCGGAGCCTCTCGTCGCGGTGGACGTGCGCGAGGCGGGTCGACCGCTCCCCGCGGGGGTGGCGGAGCGGCCCCTCGCCGGCGTGCGGGTGCTCGACTTGACGCGTGTGCTCGCCGGGCCTGTGGCGACGCGCGTGCTCGCCTTGTTGGGGGCCGATGTTCTGCGCGTGGATCCGCCGAGCTGGAATGAGCCGTCGGTGGCGCCGGACATGACGCTCGGCAAGCGGTGCACGCGCCTCGACACCGACGACGTGGAGGATCGCGCGGAGCTGCTGGCCCTGCTCGCGGAGGCCGACGTTCTCGTGCACGGCTATCGCCCGGGGGCCCTCGACTCGATGGGGCTCGATGCCGCGACGCTGCGGCGCGTGCGACCCGGACTCGTGGAGGTGCAGATCGACGCGTACGGGTATTCGGGCCCGTGGGCAGGGCGGCGCGGCTTCGACAGCCTCGTGCAGATGTCCTCGGGCATCGCGCACCGGGGGATGCTGCAGGCTGCCGCCGAGACACCGTTGCCCCTTCCTGTGCAGGCGCTCGATCACGCCACGGGCTGGTTCGCGGCGGCGGCCGCTCTGCGCGCTGTCGCGCGTGCCCGCCACACCGGTGCGGGGTCGCTGAGTCGCCTGTCGCTGGCGCGCACCGCGCTCGAGCTGGAGTCGCTGCGCGATGCCATGCTCACCTCGCAGGGCCCCTCGACCGATGCAACCGCCTTTGCGACGTCGCCCGCGCCGCCGACGCTGCCGGGTCGCACGATCGAGACGTTCTGGGGCGAGGCTCTCGTGCTGGACCCGCCGCTGAGCGTCGCGGGCGTGCGCATCGAGACTTTCGTGGCGCCCCGACCGCTCGGGTCGGACGAGCCAGAGTGGCAGTCCGACCTCGACGAGGCCCCGCCCGCGCGCCGCACGGGCCCCACGGGCCCCGCGGCTGGTTCGCCGGGGCGGGCCGTGGCGGCGCTGGGCGCTGGTCGCACGCTCGTGTGGGCGTTCCTGAGCGCGGCGCTCGTGTGGGGCCTGCAGGGAGCCGTCGGGCTGCTCGGCTCCCTGGCCCTGGGCGGCGCGCCCCAGCTGTACTTCTGGACGCAGCTGGAGTGGCTCGCGGGCGCCGCCGCGCAGGCCGCGGGTCTCGCCGGCGCCTGGTACGCCGCCTCGCGCGTCGTGACCGTGGCGCCCGCGGTGGCGATCACGACGCTCGCGGGCTATGCCGCGAGCGTTCTCGTGACGGGTGCCGCTGGGGCGCTGCGCGTGGGAGAGCCGATCGCGGGGGAGTCTTTCGCGACGGTGCTCGTCGTGTCGCTCTCGACGGGCGCCGCTCTCATCGCGTTTCTCGTGCCCGGCCTGCTCCTCTTCACCCGCTGGTTCGTGGGTCGCGTGAGCGGAGATCAGTCCCTCGCCCGAGCGAAGTACTCCCGCAGCTGA
- the gndA gene encoding NADP-dependent phosphogluconate dehydrogenase, with protein MTQPTANIGVVGLAVMGSNLARNLASRDGNTVAVYNRSYEKTETLLSEHPEAGFVATQDYAEFAAALQKPRTAIIMVQAGRGTDAVIDALTEVFEPGDIIVDGGNALFTDTIRREKAVRETGINFVGAGISGGEEGALLGPSIMPGGSAEAWVTLKPILESIAAVAEGEPCVTHVGTDGAGHFVKMIHNGIEYADMQLIAEGYDLLRRVGELDPAEIADIFAEWNTGELESYLIEITAEVLRQVDAETGKPLVDVILDQAGAKGTGAWTVKSALDLGVPVSGIAEAVFARSLSSKPAQRAAAAGMPSGAEEWRVTDRDAFIEDVRRALFASKIVAYSQGFDAIVAGAEEYGWSIEKGDIAKIWRAGCIIRARFLNRITDAYAEQPDLVALVTAPYFADAVSGALPSWRRVVAGAALAGIPTPAFASSLSYYDGLRADRLPAALVQGQRDFFGAHTYQRVDKDGTFHTLWSGDRAEISAADTH; from the coding sequence GTGACCCAGCCCACCGCCAACATCGGAGTCGTCGGACTCGCCGTCATGGGGTCGAACCTGGCCCGCAACCTCGCCAGCCGCGACGGCAACACGGTCGCCGTGTACAACCGCTCCTACGAGAAGACGGAGACTCTCCTCTCCGAGCACCCCGAAGCCGGTTTCGTCGCCACGCAGGACTACGCCGAGTTCGCCGCCGCCCTGCAGAAGCCCCGCACCGCCATCATCATGGTGCAGGCCGGCCGCGGCACAGACGCCGTCATCGACGCGCTCACCGAGGTGTTCGAGCCGGGCGACATCATCGTCGACGGCGGCAACGCTCTCTTCACCGACACGATCCGCCGTGAGAAGGCCGTGCGCGAGACGGGCATCAACTTCGTGGGCGCCGGCATCTCCGGCGGCGAGGAAGGCGCCCTGCTGGGGCCCTCGATCATGCCGGGCGGCTCCGCCGAGGCATGGGTCACGCTCAAGCCCATCCTCGAATCGATCGCGGCCGTGGCCGAGGGCGAGCCCTGCGTCACCCACGTCGGCACCGACGGCGCCGGCCACTTCGTCAAGATGATCCACAACGGCATCGAGTATGCCGACATGCAGCTCATCGCCGAAGGCTACGACCTGCTGCGCCGCGTCGGCGAGCTCGACCCCGCCGAAATCGCCGACATCTTCGCCGAGTGGAACACCGGCGAGCTCGAGAGCTACCTCATCGAGATCACCGCCGAGGTGCTGCGCCAGGTGGATGCCGAGACCGGCAAGCCCCTCGTCGACGTCATCCTCGATCAGGCCGGCGCGAAGGGCACCGGTGCGTGGACCGTCAAGAGCGCCCTCGACCTCGGCGTGCCCGTGAGCGGCATCGCCGAAGCCGTCTTCGCCCGCTCACTCTCCTCCAAGCCCGCGCAGCGCGCCGCCGCCGCCGGCATGCCCTCCGGCGCCGAGGAGTGGCGGGTCACCGACCGGGACGCCTTCATCGAGGACGTTCGGCGCGCGCTCTTCGCCTCCAAGATCGTCGCGTACAGCCAGGGGTTCGACGCCATCGTCGCGGGCGCCGAAGAGTACGGCTGGAGCATCGAGAAGGGCGACATCGCCAAGATCTGGCGGGCCGGCTGCATCATCCGCGCGCGCTTCCTCAACCGCATCACCGACGCCTACGCCGAGCAGCCCGACCTCGTGGCCCTCGTCACGGCACCGTACTTCGCCGACGCCGTCTCGGGTGCGCTTCCGTCGTGGCGACGCGTCGTCGCGGGCGCCGCGCTCGCCGGCATCCCCACCCCCGCCTTCGCCTCCTCGCTCTCCTACTACGACGGCCTGCGCGCCGACCGCCTGCCCGCCGCCCTCGTGCAAGGGCAGCGCGACTTCTTCGGAGCGCACACGTACCAGCGCGTCGACAAGGACGGCACCTTCCACACGCTGTGGAGCGGCGACCGCGCCGAGATCAGCGCCGCCGACACGCACTGA
- a CDS encoding putative quinol monooxygenase: MTSAEPVVVTAYFRPLPESRGAVLDALREAIPLVHDEPGCELYAIHDAPDGSIVMLEKWSSAAELDAHGAGAPVAALVAALDGHLAEPVEVTRLAPLPVGDARRGAL; encoded by the coding sequence ATGACCTCCGCCGAGCCCGTCGTTGTGACCGCGTACTTCCGCCCGCTGCCCGAGAGCCGCGGTGCCGTGCTCGACGCTCTGCGCGAGGCGATCCCGCTCGTGCACGACGAGCCGGGGTGCGAGCTCTACGCGATCCACGATGCTCCCGATGGCAGCATCGTCATGCTCGAGAAGTGGTCGAGCGCGGCCGAGCTCGACGCGCACGGCGCGGGCGCCCCGGTCGCGGCCCTCGTCGCCGCACTCGACGGTCATCTGGCGGAGCCGGTCGAGGTCACGCGCCTCGCTCCCCTGCCCGTCGGCGATGCTCGCCGGGGTGCGCTCTGA
- a CDS encoding gluconokinase, translated as MGVSGAGKTTVGLEAAALAGVRFLDADDLHSPANVEKMRSGIPLTDEDRAPWLDAVAASLRDDAPCIMACSALRRSYRDRLRQDAPLTAFVLLRATRELLSERLAGRTGHFMTEQLLDSQLATLDDPEDDEVVIEVDAARSVESLAEEIAAVFDRPVLG; from the coding sequence ATGGGCGTCTCGGGGGCAGGCAAGACGACCGTGGGCCTCGAGGCGGCCGCGCTCGCGGGCGTGCGGTTCCTCGATGCCGACGACCTGCACAGCCCGGCTAACGTCGAGAAGATGCGGTCGGGCATCCCTCTCACCGATGAGGACCGCGCCCCCTGGCTGGACGCCGTCGCCGCATCCCTGCGCGACGACGCGCCCTGCATCATGGCGTGCAGCGCCCTGCGCCGGTCGTATCGCGATCGACTGCGGCAGGATGCTCCGCTCACGGCCTTCGTCCTGCTGCGGGCGACACGCGAACTGCTCTCCGAGCGCCTCGCGGGGCGCACTGGCCACTTCATGACCGAGCAGCTGCTCGACTCGCAGCTCGCGACGCTCGACGACCCGGAGGATGACGAGGTCGTCATCGAGGTCGACGCCGCGCGCAGCGTCGAGTCTCTCGCCGAGGAGATCGCGGCGGTGTTCGACCGCCCTGTGCTCGGGTAG